A section of the Methanococcus vannielii SB genome encodes:
- a CDS encoding DNA topoisomerase VI subunit B: protein MVEENIENLVAEKSLFDEFKEHSISEFFRKNKHMLGYSGRLRSMTTIVHELVTNSMDACEESEILPEILVEVKKVGSETFTVIIEDNGPGIPPEYVSKVFGKMLAGSKLHRLVQSRGQQGIGAAGVLLFSQMTTGRPLKITTSTGTGKIHEMEIKMSIEKNEGDIVAHKIREGYFRGTRVEGEFKEVTYNRREQGPYEYLRRISLSTPHAKITLIDPEETTIFERTVTVIPERPEVMKPHPYGLTTDELLHISRKTDSSRISSMLNSELSRVTMKRIRDLEDYVLRDKLLENYRKSVFWDTIVGCYLNFNFTKYFEIYGHYLDKKEIEDVKMLINGLPEGLSELKTYCLKYLVVEYLIQKLDDEQLKENKNHFKKKPENFMEFAEKNYLNASLLEEFRRKLKTITKSPEDFVKALTDLGMVSEEELEKYRKSIKDLLKKTPREMTWSDSEIIVNVLQDMDFMAPSTIGLRPIGEENIEKSLETLTPEFLKTLTRKPKTYKGGIPFAVEVGLAYGGNAGRSGEDSKKMEIMRFSNHVPLLFDTSGCGLTNAVKSVNWKRYGLRSDEDAPVTIFVNLISTHIPYTSAGKQAIATGSEENEEIFNEVRQSLMICARELDTHISRVRREKEEEQKKKYVIKYAYIFAEGLSSITGRSKEEIESNIINLLR, encoded by the coding sequence ATGGTTGAAGAAAATATTGAAAATTTAGTAGCTGAAAAAAGTTTATTTGATGAATTTAAAGAACACTCAATTTCTGAATTTTTCAGAAAAAATAAGCACATGCTAGGTTATAGTGGAAGATTGAGAAGCATGACCACGATTGTTCATGAACTTGTAACAAACAGCATGGACGCATGTGAAGAATCAGAAATATTGCCAGAAATTCTAGTTGAAGTTAAAAAAGTAGGTTCTGAAACATTTACAGTTATAATTGAGGATAATGGGCCAGGAATTCCTCCAGAATATGTTTCAAAGGTATTTGGTAAGATGCTTGCAGGTTCAAAGCTTCATAGGCTGGTTCAGTCAAGAGGTCAGCAAGGTATTGGTGCAGCGGGAGTTTTATTATTTTCCCAAATGACTACTGGAAGGCCTTTAAAAATTACAACTTCCACTGGAACTGGAAAAATCCATGAAATGGAAATTAAAATGAGCATTGAAAAAAACGAAGGGGATATTGTAGCCCATAAAATAAGGGAGGGCTATTTTAGGGGAACACGCGTAGAAGGTGAATTTAAGGAAGTAACCTATAATAGAAGAGAGCAAGGGCCGTACGAATACCTTAGAAGGATAAGTTTATCGACACCTCATGCCAAAATTACCCTTATAGATCCTGAAGAAACAACAATATTTGAAAGAACAGTAACTGTAATTCCTGAAAGGCCGGAAGTAATGAAACCACACCCTTATGGATTAACAACTGATGAATTACTCCATATTTCAAGAAAAACGGATTCTTCAAGAATTTCAAGCATGCTAAATAGTGAACTTTCAAGAGTTACAATGAAACGAATAAGGGATCTTGAAGACTATGTTTTAAGGGATAAACTTTTAGAAAATTATCGAAAGAGTGTTTTTTGGGATACCATTGTTGGATGTTACCTGAATTTTAATTTTACTAAATATTTTGAGATATATGGCCACTATTTGGATAAAAAAGAAATAGAAGACGTAAAAATGTTAATTAATGGCCTTCCTGAGGGATTATCTGAACTTAAAACGTACTGTTTAAAGTATCTGGTTGTCGAATACCTGATTCAAAAATTGGATGACGAACAGCTAAAAGAAAATAAGAACCATTTTAAGAAAAAACCTGAAAATTTCATGGAGTTTGCAGAGAAAAATTATTTAAATGCATCGCTTCTTGAAGAATTTAGGCGAAAGCTAAAAACAATTACAAAATCGCCTGAAGATTTTGTAAAAGCGCTTACCGACCTTGGAATGGTTTCTGAAGAAGAGCTTGAAAAATACCGAAAATCAATAAAAGACCTATTGAAAAAAACCCCCCGAGAAATGACGTGGTCGGATTCAGAAATTATTGTAAATGTTTTACAGGATATGGACTTTATGGCTCCATCCACAATTGGACTAAGGCCAATTGGTGAAGAAAATATTGAAAAATCACTTGAAACACTAACTCCAGAATTTTTGAAAACCCTTACGCGAAAACCAAAAACATATAAAGGTGGAATTCCATTTGCAGTCGAAGTTGGGCTTGCATATGGGGGTAATGCCGGGAGAAGTGGCGAAGACTCCAAAAAAATGGAAATAATGAGATTTTCAAATCACGTACCATTATTATTTGATACATCAGGCTGCGGGCTTACAAACGCTGTTAAAAGTGTAAATTGGAAAAGATATGGACTTAGAAGTGATGAAGATGCCCCTGTAACGATATTTGTGAATCTCATTTCAACACATATCCCTTATACATCTGCTGGAAAACAAGCAATCGCAACAGGCTCAGAAGAAAACGAAGAAATTTTTAATGAAGTAAGGCAATCATTAATGATATGTGCAAGGGAGCTTGATACACATATTTCAAGGGTAAGGCGTGAAAAAGAAGAAGAACAAAAGAAAAAATATGTAATAAAATATGCATATATATTTGCAGAGGGACTTTCAAGCATTACTGGACGGTCGAAAGAGGAGATAGAGTCAAATATAATTAATCTTTTAAGATAA
- a CDS encoding D-aminoacyl-tRNA deacylase: MNYLLISSKKDPASQNIKRHLENYGYFVHELEKKSNTSKKSDFHDSSLYVFLSKHRSESKKPTLTVHTPGNLTKDNSHGGNPEEICHCNPVFNTLLLQNIDKYNSMEEYQELGFEVSFEVLHHGPTDLNAPSAFVEIGSSEMQWQINDAAEIITNALIDTINAISYGDFEEKEKIIGLGGGHYSPKFTKLALKNEYHVGYLTPKHAKLSENILNQLITKQSFDFVTIDWKGLYGEDKKIYIEFFEKFEIPWKRV; encoded by the coding sequence ATGAATTACCTATTAATTTCTTCAAAAAAAGACCCTGCAAGTCAAAACATTAAACGGCATTTGGAAAATTATGGATATTTCGTTCATGAACTTGAAAAAAAGTCGAACACATCCAAAAAATCCGATTTTCACGATTCTAGCCTTTATGTATTTTTATCAAAACATAGAAGTGAAAGTAAAAAACCGACTTTAACAGTCCATACTCCGGGAAATTTAACAAAAGATAATTCACATGGCGGAAATCCTGAAGAAATATGCCATTGTAATCCAGTATTTAATACATTACTCTTACAAAACATTGATAAATATAATTCAATGGAAGAATACCAAGAATTAGGCTTTGAGGTCAGTTTTGAGGTACTACACCATGGGCCAACAGATTTAAATGCACCATCCGCATTTGTTGAGATCGGAAGCAGTGAAATGCAGTGGCAGATAAATGACGCAGCAGAAATAATTACAAACGCACTGATTGATACTATAAATGCAATTAGTTACGGAGATTTTGAAGAAAAAGAAAAGATAATTGGCCTTGGTGGAGGCCATTACTCCCCAAAATTTACAAAACTTGCATTAAAAAATGAATATCATGTTGGTTATTTAACGCCAAAACATGCAAAACTTTCTGAAAATATTTTAAATCAACTAATAACCAAACAATCTTTTGATTTTGTTACAATAGATTGGAAGGGACTTTACGGAGAAGATAAAAAAATATATATAGAATTCTTTGAAAAATTTGAAATTCCTTGGAAAAGAGTTTAA
- the larB gene encoding nickel pincer cofactor biosynthesis protein LarB has product MREILEKFKNGLISFEEAETKLKLNYFDEVEDFCKIDTNRKLRTGIPEVVYAEGKRLEDVVKILKKLAVKNGTALATRIKDIEELKKYFEDDTELILEINELGRTATLRLPNYTINKTEKIGILAAGTSDIPVAEEAFESAKLIGCEVIKNYDVGIAGIHRLFNPIKKMIEEDVCCIIVVAGMEGALPSVVSSLVDIPVIGVPTSVGYGFKMTPLFTMLHSCSPGLVVVNMDNGFGAGVFAGLIASNISKRIKKG; this is encoded by the coding sequence ATGAGAGAAATACTTGAAAAGTTTAAAAATGGATTAATAAGTTTTGAAGAAGCTGAAACAAAACTAAAATTGAATTATTTTGATGAAGTTGAAGATTTCTGTAAAATTGATACAAACAGAAAACTTAGAACTGGAATTCCAGAAGTAGTTTATGCGGAAGGAAAACGTTTAGAAGATGTTGTAAAAATACTAAAAAAATTAGCTGTTAAAAATGGAACGGCACTTGCAACACGAATAAAAGATATTGAAGAACTTAAAAAATATTTTGAAGACGATACAGAACTGATTTTGGAAATAAATGAACTTGGAAGAACTGCTACGTTAAGACTTCCAAATTATACTATTAACAAAACAGAGAAAATTGGCATACTTGCAGCAGGAACTTCTGATATACCGGTTGCAGAAGAAGCATTTGAATCTGCAAAATTAATAGGGTGTGAAGTAATAAAAAATTATGATGTAGGAATTGCCGGAATTCACAGGCTTTTTAACCCCATTAAAAAAATGATTGAAGAAGACGTATGTTGTATTATTGTTGTTGCAGGTATGGAAGGGGCACTTCCCTCAGTTGTATCGTCACTTGTAGATATACCCGTAATTGGAGTTCCAACTTCGGTTGGATACGGATTTAAAATGACACCATTATTTACGATGCTTCATTCTTGTAGTCCAGGTCTTGTTGTAGTAAATATGGATAACGGGTTTGGAGCAGGCGTTTTTGCAGGACTTATTGCATCAAATATATCCAAAAGAATAAAAAAGGGGTAA
- a CDS encoding DUF2226 domain-containing protein, which produces MDIIEGKFVKMGSDYNEIFDGLPNNFLGYIRVSMKINGGFKEGYLFLKDKKIIGGYSNFEEELFGNSAIIKTQEIAKKSSIIDIFLYTEQMLNMMENTNNKVFSTVKNSEKVEPSKNVNLKTPNSVKISIPEGNPIKLGIYENYEDYFKKYSILEIFKKVEGGYLRGYIAYNGKIPVCAIYVSQNSIKFGNSAMFEFKKMIDENEDLVFDVYEYSKSKIDYFIESYPESEVFFDNVKNFETVKSTLKVENQNESTEKNLDNLNSFEKPKIEEESISRDELMKKLGIKTVNDEMIENLLEDIFEPTKIELESIKAELLEKITEYLKNNNEISEFNVKLAITYDKEFNADCNVYATLKYDSKNLESKLNPDILKLEIKNIFNNYVIDINPDLTINTKLENNASIEKSVEDLENIINGEISGYLKNSSEVSEFEVYLKIKNEDGYVANCSITIVPAKMFGIIKSNPDIEKIKKYVFEIINTYNIKIDFLNVKVDKITTSIKNK; this is translated from the coding sequence ATGGATATCATTGAAGGAAAATTCGTGAAAATGGGATCTGATTATAATGAAATTTTTGATGGACTCCCAAATAATTTTTTAGGTTATATCCGGGTTTCTATGAAAATTAACGGGGGCTTCAAAGAAGGATACTTATTTTTAAAAGATAAAAAGATTATCGGAGGGTATTCTAACTTTGAAGAAGAGCTTTTTGGAAATTCTGCAATTATAAAAACCCAAGAAATAGCTAAAAAGAGTTCCATTATTGATATTTTTTTATATACTGAACAGATGTTAAATATGATGGAAAATACTAATAATAAGGTGTTTTCCACGGTAAAAAATTCTGAAAAAGTAGAACCAAGTAAAAATGTCAATTTAAAAACTCCAAATTCTGTAAAAATTTCAATTCCTGAAGGAAATCCCATAAAACTTGGAATTTACGAAAACTACGAAGACTATTTTAAAAAATACTCCATTCTTGAAATTTTTAAAAAGGTTGAAGGAGGATATTTAAGAGGATATATTGCATATAATGGAAAAATTCCTGTTTGTGCCATATATGTATCTCAAAATAGTATCAAATTTGGAAATTCTGCAATGTTTGAATTTAAAAAAATGATTGATGAAAATGAAGACCTTGTTTTTGATGTTTACGAATACAGTAAATCAAAAATAGATTATTTTATTGAATCATATCCTGAATCAGAAGTCTTTTTTGATAACGTAAAAAATTTTGAAACGGTAAAATCTACATTAAAAGTAGAAAATCAAAATGAAAGTACTGAAAAGAATTTAGATAATTTAAACTCTTTTGAAAAACCTAAAATTGAAGAAGAAAGTATTTCGAGAGACGAATTAATGAAAAAACTTGGAATAAAGACTGTAAATGATGAAATGATTGAAAATTTACTTGAAGATATATTTGAACCAACTAAAATTGAATTAGAATCTATTAAAGCGGAATTATTAGAAAAAATAACCGAATATCTTAAAAATAATAATGAAATTTCAGAATTTAACGTTAAATTGGCCATAACGTATGATAAGGAGTTTAATGCAGATTGTAATGTTTATGCTACTTTAAAATATGATTCTAAAAATTTAGAATCAAAATTAAATCCTGATATCCTAAAATTAGAAATTAAAAATATATTTAATAATTACGTAATTGATATTAATCCCGATCTAACCATAAATACTAAGTTAGAAAATAATGCGTCCATTGAAAAAAGTGTTGAAGACCTTGAAAATATTATTAATGGCGAAATATCCGGATATCTTAAAAATTCTAGCGAAGTATCTGAATTTGAAGTTTATTTAAAAATAAAGAATGAAGATGGATATGTTGCCAATTGTTCAATAACAATAGTTCCTGCAAAAATGTTTGGAATTATTAAAAGCAATCCGGATATTGAAAAAATTAAAAAATATGTTTTTGAAATAATAAATACATATAATATTAAAATCGATTTTTTAAATGTTAAAGTAGATAAGATTACAACCTCAATTAAGAACAAATAA
- a CDS encoding helix-turn-helix transcriptional regulator codes for MKTRIKEFRAKYNITQEELGKKVGVRRETINFLEKGKYNPSLKLAYLIAKTLNSTIDELFIFDEDE; via the coding sequence ATGAAAACAAGAATAAAAGAATTTAGGGCAAAATACAATATTACACAGGAGGAATTGGGAAAAAAGGTTGGTGTAAGACGAGAAACGATAAATTTTCTTGAAAAAGGAAAATATAACCCTTCACTTAAACTTGCGTATTTAATTGCAAAAACTCTAAATTCGACAATAGATGAGCTTTTTATTTTTGATGAAGACGAATAA
- a CDS encoding plastocyanin/azurin family copper-binding protein, with translation MEKYILLFSVVLALVFLGVLELNETNESPCDSIINTSAFILIENFSYNPDNITLKKGTNVRWLQKDSVRHSVTSDEGIFDSGLLSKGVSFEYTFYDVGVYNYHSKPHQYVKGTIFIVD, from the coding sequence GTGGAAAAATATATACTTTTATTTTCAGTAGTTTTGGCACTTGTATTTTTAGGGGTGCTTGAATTGAATGAAACAAATGAAAGTCCCTGTGATAGCATAATAAATACCAGTGCTTTTATTTTAATTGAAAATTTCTCATATAATCCTGACAATATTACTTTAAAAAAAGGCACTAATGTAAGGTGGCTACAAAAAGACAGTGTAAGACACTCTGTAACCTCTGATGAAGGCATTTTTGATTCAGGACTTCTTTCAAAGGGCGTATCTTTTGAATATACCTTCTATGATGTAGGAGTATATAATTATCATTCAAAGCCTCACCAGTATGTTAAGGGAACAATTTTTATAGTGGACTGA
- a CDS encoding lysine exporter LysO family protein translates to MNFTILVLIALILGFIVGRLVNIDFGNMYEIMLYIQILLIGIDLGKSSGLRGVRKVGKFGFLLPLFTIIGSLIGGVVAFLVLDIPLKYALAISSGMGWYSLCGPILAKYSAVYGVMGFLVNLAREIFTIIGYSFIIKKFPKDMAIAIGGGTTMDSTLPIIVKFGGKDIMILSFVHGFILTLLIPFIIPFILMLPI, encoded by the coding sequence ATGAATTTCACGATTTTAGTTTTAATCGCACTAATTCTTGGATTTATTGTCGGTAGACTAGTAAATATCGACTTTGGAAATATGTACGAAATTATGTTATATATCCAGATTCTTTTAATCGGAATTGACCTTGGAAAAAGCAGTGGGCTTAGAGGGGTTAGAAAGGTTGGAAAATTTGGATTTTTACTTCCATTATTTACAATTATCGGGTCATTGATTGGGGGCGTAGTTGCATTTTTGGTATTGGATATTCCTTTAAAATATGCGCTCGCAATTTCTTCAGGTATGGGGTGGTACAGCCTTTGCGGGCCAATTTTGGCGAAATATTCTGCAGTTTATGGAGTAATGGGATTTTTAGTGAATTTAGCAAGGGAAATTTTTACAATTATCGGCTATTCTTTTATAATTAAAAAATTCCCAAAAGATATGGCAATTGCAATTGGCGGGGGAACTACTATGGACTCAACTCTTCCAATAATCGTTAAATTTGGCGGAAAAGACATAATGATACTTTCATTTGTACATGGATTTATCTTGACACTATTAATTCCATTTATAATTCCATTTATCTTGATGCTTCCAATATAA
- a CDS encoding Nre family DNA repair protein has product MELFRSKTCALCKGRKLMCGRPRCPILEKFRVAKSVESKINKKEIFGASPPSVFVGEFGYPNVRIGPMVPPVEGDTSFMDDPSRWENVTILEIMEYRSMLVMGETNAHVQVKKNLNFLTHIQELAMANKPVDSEILLKKTPKLDLITGGFTPPVGPRETMLKFKLAENPKIPKKTDYIVNDELKANEGMISLYDSGFDEYYIIKLLSTGLLGVNKKLVPTKWSITAAQDLLGKYVKKSILEYSQINEYEVYFKNFLGNRYAVLLIPDIYAYEMLEVWLKGSLFSGESYNVLSDFEDTTGMKGYADEITGAFYACRLSILEYLKKRKKQAKILVFREITPEYYAPVGVWQIRTGVKLAMENRVGRFNNLKSALESIKKHLEVPIDDYKTKSKILKSNDRQITLDKFF; this is encoded by the coding sequence ATGGAACTTTTCAGGTCAAAAACCTGCGCTCTTTGTAAGGGAAGAAAATTGATGTGCGGAAGGCCAAGATGCCCGATACTTGAAAAATTCAGGGTCGCAAAATCCGTTGAATCAAAAATCAATAAAAAAGAAATTTTTGGAGCGTCCCCGCCATCCGTATTTGTCGGGGAATTTGGGTACCCGAATGTTCGAATTGGCCCGATGGTTCCCCCAGTTGAAGGAGACACTTCATTTATGGATGATCCGAGCCGTTGGGAAAATGTAACAATCCTTGAAATAATGGAATACCGTTCAATGCTTGTAATGGGTGAAACCAACGCCCATGTTCAAGTTAAAAAAAATTTAAACTTTTTAACACATATTCAAGAACTTGCAATGGCAAATAAGCCCGTTGATAGTGAAATACTGCTTAAAAAAACACCAAAATTAGACTTGATTACTGGAGGATTTACGCCACCAGTTGGGCCTAGAGAAACCATGCTCAAGTTTAAACTCGCGGAAAACCCGAAAATTCCTAAAAAAACAGATTATATTGTAAACGACGAATTAAAGGCTAATGAGGGAATGATTTCATTATATGATTCTGGTTTTGACGAATATTATATTATTAAACTCCTTTCAACGGGGCTTTTAGGAGTAAATAAAAAGCTCGTTCCAACAAAATGGAGTATAACTGCAGCACAGGATTTACTTGGAAAATACGTGAAAAAAAGTATATTGGAGTACAGTCAAATCAACGAGTATGAAGTATACTTCAAAAATTTCCTTGGAAATAGGTACGCAGTATTATTAATTCCCGACATTTACGCATACGAAATGCTTGAAGTATGGCTTAAAGGGTCACTTTTTAGCGGAGAAAGTTATAATGTCTTATCTGACTTTGAAGATACTACTGGAATGAAGGGTTATGCTGACGAAATTACCGGCGCATTTTACGCATGTCGACTCAGTATCTTAGAGTACCTTAAAAAAAGGAAAAAACAGGCTAAAATTTTAGTATTTAGAGAAATTACGCCAGAATATTATGCGCCAGTTGGCGTATGGCAGATTCGAACCGGCGTAAAACTTGCAATGGAAAATAGGGTTGGTAGATTTAACAACTTAAAATCTGCGTTAGAATCAATAAAAAAACACCTTGAAGTTCCAATAGATGACTACAAAACAAAAAGTAAAATTTTAAAAAGCAACGATAGGCAGATTACCCTTGATAAATTCTTTTAA
- the trpA gene encoding tryptophan synthase subunit alpha, translating into MNKPVLVSFLVSGDPNADATLKFMKALDKYSGVIELGIPFSDPVADGATIQAADVRALSNGFKIAKSFEILKEFRKESNTPVILMTYYNPVYNRGIENFVTQAKEAGANGLIIVDLPLQEATEYRKICKKHEMGTVFLSAPNTPEERLKMSDEASTEFLYLISTFGITGARESFEQMTFDFIKRARKTCKGKICVGFGISKGTHAESLIEQGADGVIVGSAFVDIIKTYGDSNEAITKLEELAKELHNGIEKGFEKRNK; encoded by the coding sequence ATGAATAAACCTGTATTAGTTAGTTTTTTAGTTTCCGGGGACCCAAATGCAGACGCAACGTTAAAATTCATGAAAGCACTTGATAAATATTCTGGCGTAATTGAACTCGGAATTCCATTTAGCGACCCCGTTGCAGATGGAGCTACAATTCAGGCAGCAGATGTCAGGGCATTATCAAACGGCTTTAAAATTGCTAAATCCTTTGAAATATTAAAGGAATTTAGAAAAGAGTCAAATACTCCCGTAATTTTGATGACTTACTATAATCCAGTATACAACCGGGGAATTGAAAACTTTGTAACTCAGGCAAAAGAAGCAGGAGCAAACGGCCTTATTATTGTTGATTTACCGCTACAGGAAGCAACAGAATATCGAAAAATCTGTAAAAAACACGAAATGGGAACGGTATTTCTTTCAGCACCGAACACGCCAGAAGAACGTTTAAAAATGTCAGACGAAGCAAGTACTGAATTTTTATACCTTATTTCAACATTCGGGATAACTGGTGCAAGGGAATCGTTTGAACAGATGACATTTGACTTTATCAAAAGGGCGAGAAAAACTTGTAAGGGAAAAATCTGTGTTGGATTTGGAATTTCAAAAGGAACTCACGCTGAAAGCTTGATTGAACAGGGTGCTGATGGAGTAATCGTTGGAAGTGCTTTTGTTGATATTATTAAAACATACGGGGACTCTAATGAAGCGATTACTAAATTAGAAGAGCTCGCAAAAGAGTTGCATAATGGAATCGAAAAAGGATTTGAAAAAAGAAATAAATAA
- the trpB gene encoding tryptophan synthase subunit beta: MKCEGYFGEFGGQFIPEVLMPAIDELKEAYFELKDDEDFQNELSYYLKHYAGRETPLYYAENLTKKLGGAKIYLKREDLLHGGAHKTNNTIGQALLAKRMGKKRIIAETGAGQHGVGTSMAGALFGLETEIFMGRLDTERQQPNVFRMKLLGAKVTPVDTGSKVLKDAVNEAMRNWTATFENTHYLIGTVMGPHPFPTIVRDFQSVIGKEVKKQMTEQEGRFPDYLVACIGGGSNALGLFHAFIPDKEVKMIGIEAAGKGLDTSLHGASISKGKKGVLHGMLSYFLQDEDGQIEEAYSISAGLDYPGIGPEHAYLHNSGRAEYASATDEQALNALMELTRSEGIIPALESSHAVAYAIENAGTMDKDDIMVINLSGRGDKDLNTVIDIMQKRGM; encoded by the coding sequence ATGAAGTGTGAAGGATACTTTGGAGAATTTGGTGGGCAGTTTATCCCTGAAGTTTTGATGCCTGCAATTGATGAACTAAAAGAAGCGTATTTTGAATTAAAAGACGATGAAGATTTTCAAAATGAGCTTTCTTACTATTTGAAACATTATGCCGGGCGTGAAACTCCGCTTTACTACGCTGAAAACCTGACTAAAAAGCTTGGAGGTGCAAAAATCTACTTAAAACGGGAAGATTTGCTTCACGGCGGGGCTCACAAAACGAATAACACTATTGGTCAGGCATTACTTGCTAAAAGAATGGGCAAAAAAAGAATAATTGCAGAAACTGGTGCCGGGCAGCACGGTGTTGGAACTTCGATGGCAGGAGCACTATTTGGACTTGAAACAGAAATTTTTATGGGGCGCCTTGATACTGAAAGACAGCAACCAAACGTATTTAGAATGAAACTTCTCGGTGCAAAGGTAACTCCTGTAGATACTGGGTCAAAAGTATTAAAAGACGCTGTAAACGAAGCAATGAGAAACTGGACTGCAACTTTTGAAAACACGCACTATTTAATCGGAACTGTTATGGGGCCACATCCTTTCCCGACTATTGTAAGGGATTTCCAGTCCGTAATAGGAAAAGAGGTTAAAAAACAAATGACGGAACAGGAAGGAAGGTTTCCCGACTATTTAGTTGCATGCATTGGTGGCGGAAGTAATGCACTTGGTTTATTCCACGCATTTATTCCAGATAAGGAAGTTAAGATGATCGGAATTGAAGCAGCTGGAAAAGGCCTTGATACAAGCTTACACGGTGCATCTATTTCAAAAGGAAAAAAAGGAGTTCTTCACGGAATGCTTTCGTACTTTTTACAGGATGAAGATGGTCAAATCGAAGAAGCATACAGTATTTCGGCAGGACTAGATTACCCCGGAATTGGCCCTGAACATGCATATTTACACAATTCTGGGCGAGCAGAATACGCATCAGCAACTGATGAACAGGCATTAAATGCACTTATGGAACTTACAAGAAGTGAGGGAATAATTCCAGCTCTGGAATCATCACATGCAGTAGCTTATGCAATTGAAAATGCGGGAACCATGGATAAGGATGATATAATGGTCATAAACCTTTCAGGGCGTGGCGACAAGGATTTAAACACGGTAATTGACATAATGCAAAAAAGAGGGATGTAA
- a CDS encoding phosphoribosylanthranilate isomerase, with the protein MFIKICGIKTPNELKIIEKYGDFTGVILECVSKRKIGVESAKNLIEISNIPVFAVSTTTEVLAWKNIIELTGTNYLQMHSNIDSKSVEAIKKEYGCFIMKSFKIPEKSEFPEIDAENIILDIERYEVDRILLDTGKGCGMVHDHRISQIIAKKFDIVLAGGLNTDNVSEIIKKVKPFGVDVSSGVENKNSKDEGLIKKFYENVKSVKL; encoded by the coding sequence ATGTTCATAAAAATTTGTGGAATAAAAACTCCAAACGAACTGAAAATTATTGAAAAGTACGGGGATTTTACAGGAGTAATTTTAGAATGCGTTTCAAAAAGAAAAATTGGGGTTGAATCAGCAAAAAATCTTATAGAAATATCAAATATCCCTGTATTTGCGGTTTCAACTACTACCGAAGTTTTGGCATGGAAAAATATAATTGAATTAACGGGTACAAATTATTTACAGATGCATTCAAATATTGATTCAAAATCCGTAGAAGCGATAAAAAAGGAATACGGATGTTTTATAATGAAATCGTTTAAAATTCCTGAAAAGAGCGAATTCCCAGAAATTGATGCAGAAAACATTATTTTGGATATTGAACGGTATGAAGTTGATAGAATTCTTTTAGATACTGGAAAAGGATGTGGAATGGTTCACGATCACAGGATTAGCCAGATAATTGCAAAAAAATTTGATATTGTTCTTGCAGGAGGACTCAATACAGATAACGTGTCTGAAATCATAAAAAAGGTAAAGCCGTTTGGAGTTGACGTTTCAAGCGGAGTTGAAAATAAAAATTCAAAGGACGAAGGATTAATAAAAAAATTTTATGAAAATGTAAAATCGGTGAAATTATGA